A genomic stretch from Georgenia muralis includes:
- the wecC gene encoding UDP-N-acetyl-D-mannosamine dehydrogenase: protein MDQSESVVAVIGLGYIGLPTAALLATHGVRVVGVDTDDGRVAAVNRGDLPFVEPELAEYLTRAVDAGNLIAQTQVPQASVHIIAVPTPFTADRKADLSFVDAAVDAVAQRLTGGELVILESTSPPGTTERIAERVARARPDLPSDGLGVVDFVHAPERVLPGRIMVELVENDRVIGGLSEDAAERAKWLYEHFSRGEFHLTTARTAEMVKLTENAYRDVNIAFANEMSVVAEQLGVNVWELIRLANRHPRVSILSPGAGVGGHCIAVDPWFIAEAAPELTPLIRAARGVNDRKPKWVAERIVGLLGPRPGKIQVLGLTYKKDVDDLRQSPAVEVVERLAANDLVSSVVVTDPHVTKMPESLAGHSRVELSTTLAVADDADVLAVLVPHTAFEPMLEAFGSSSVLQRSVFYAERTRG from the coding sequence GTGGATCAGTCGGAATCTGTCGTCGCGGTGATCGGGTTGGGGTACATCGGTCTCCCGACCGCCGCCCTACTGGCCACGCACGGGGTTCGCGTCGTCGGTGTCGACACCGACGACGGGCGAGTTGCCGCGGTCAACCGCGGAGACCTTCCGTTCGTGGAGCCCGAGCTCGCCGAGTACCTGACGCGCGCAGTCGACGCAGGGAATCTGATCGCCCAGACCCAGGTGCCCCAGGCGTCGGTTCACATCATCGCCGTGCCGACCCCGTTCACCGCGGACCGGAAGGCGGACCTTTCCTTCGTCGACGCGGCGGTCGACGCGGTCGCCCAGCGGCTGACGGGAGGAGAGCTGGTCATCCTCGAGTCGACCTCACCGCCGGGCACCACCGAGCGGATCGCGGAGCGGGTCGCCCGCGCGCGGCCGGACCTGCCCTCCGACGGCCTTGGTGTGGTCGACTTCGTACATGCCCCGGAGCGGGTGCTGCCCGGCAGGATCATGGTCGAGCTCGTTGAGAACGACCGGGTGATCGGCGGGCTCAGCGAGGACGCCGCTGAGCGTGCGAAGTGGCTGTACGAGCACTTCTCGCGCGGCGAGTTCCACCTGACCACAGCCCGCACCGCCGAGATGGTGAAGTTGACGGAGAACGCGTACCGGGACGTCAATATCGCCTTTGCCAACGAGATGTCGGTGGTTGCGGAGCAGCTCGGGGTGAATGTGTGGGAACTAATCCGTCTCGCGAATCGCCACCCCCGCGTATCCATCCTGTCACCAGGTGCCGGCGTCGGTGGTCACTGCATAGCGGTCGACCCCTGGTTCATCGCCGAGGCGGCGCCAGAACTCACACCGCTCATTCGGGCGGCGAGAGGCGTGAATGACCGCAAACCGAAATGGGTGGCAGAGAGGATCGTTGGACTTCTCGGACCGCGGCCGGGGAAGATCCAGGTCCTAGGGCTTACCTACAAGAAGGACGTCGACGACCTGCGGCAGTCTCCGGCTGTCGAGGTGGTTGAACGTCTGGCCGCGAACGACCTTGTCTCGAGCGTTGTCGTTACCGACCCCCACGTAACCAAGATGCCGGAGAGTCTCGCCGGACACAGTCGGGTCGAACTCAGTACAACGCTTGCGGTCGCCGACGACGCCGACGTGCTTGCTGTGCTGGTGCCCCACACTGCGTTCGAGCCCATGCTGGAAGCGTTCGGCAGCAGTTCGGTGCTCCAGCGATCCGTTTTCTACGCAGAGCGGACACGCGGGTGA
- a CDS encoding glycosyltransferase family protein, which translates to MPVRDVRRALWHLRTGGVGQLRTHLRRTRTTVRTPALDGELRDDAGRLTFEPWPLPQRAPRRPLRVAVILDDFSLLALGHEWEQVVVTPMDWRRRLEPGAVDLLFVESAWHGNHDAWQYHLTGSSAPRPPLVELVAWCRERGVPTVFWNKEDPVHYADFLDTARLFDHVLTTDVDRVPAYRRDLGHDRVGVLPFAAQQSVHNPVRPARGHQARDIAFAGMYFAHRYPERRAQMDLLLGAADTVPTSGTGLEIFSRYLGGDERYQFPAPLDRRVVGSLPYDRMLSAYRAYKVFLNVNSVVTSPSMCARRIFEITASGTPVVSAPSPAIEHFFTPEMVAQVATPEQARLTLRALVRSPELRDRTVHLAQRRIWQEHTYTHRVGQVLAQAGLDSPLRAPSVSALVATNRPGQLAHVLASVAGQVGVDVELVLLAHGFEPDVADLRARAAESGLAGVEVLTAPTAVPLGECLNTLARAAGGDVVAKMDDDDRYGAHYLADQVHALDYSGGDVVGKQAHFMYLGSRDVTVLRSPEREHRFTDFVAGPTIVARRELVLDHPFPAVGRGEDTGFLRSVVASGASVYSADRFNFIQVRNGDGTGHQHTWQANELEILANADVKYYGENLSHVMV; encoded by the coding sequence ATGCCGGTCCGCGACGTCCGGCGGGCGCTGTGGCACCTGCGCACCGGCGGGGTCGGGCAGCTGCGCACGCACCTCCGCCGCACCCGGACGACGGTGCGGACCCCTGCCCTCGACGGCGAGCTGCGCGACGACGCCGGCCGGCTCACGTTCGAGCCCTGGCCGCTGCCGCAGCGGGCCCCGCGACGCCCGCTGCGGGTCGCGGTCATCCTCGACGACTTCTCTCTCCTGGCGCTGGGCCACGAGTGGGAGCAGGTGGTGGTCACCCCGATGGACTGGCGGCGTCGCCTCGAGCCGGGCGCCGTCGACCTGCTGTTCGTGGAGTCGGCCTGGCACGGCAACCACGACGCCTGGCAGTACCACCTCACCGGTTCCTCGGCGCCGCGCCCGCCGCTGGTCGAGCTCGTGGCCTGGTGCCGGGAGCGGGGGGTGCCGACGGTCTTCTGGAACAAGGAGGACCCCGTCCACTACGCGGACTTCCTCGACACCGCGCGCCTGTTCGACCATGTCCTCACCACCGACGTCGACCGGGTGCCGGCCTACCGCCGCGACCTCGGCCACGACCGGGTCGGGGTGCTGCCCTTCGCGGCTCAGCAGTCCGTGCACAACCCCGTCCGGCCGGCGCGGGGGCACCAGGCGCGCGACATCGCCTTCGCGGGCATGTACTTCGCGCACAGGTACCCCGAACGGCGCGCGCAGATGGACCTGCTGCTGGGCGCGGCGGACACGGTGCCGACCTCGGGGACCGGGTTGGAGATCTTCTCCCGCTACCTCGGCGGCGACGAGCGCTACCAGTTCCCCGCCCCGCTCGACCGGCGCGTGGTCGGCTCACTGCCGTACGACCGGATGCTGTCGGCCTACCGGGCGTACAAGGTGTTCCTCAACGTCAACTCCGTCGTCACCTCGCCGAGCATGTGCGCCCGCCGGATCTTTGAGATCACCGCGAGCGGCACGCCGGTCGTCTCGGCCCCGAGTCCCGCGATCGAGCACTTCTTCACCCCCGAGATGGTGGCTCAGGTGGCGACACCCGAGCAGGCACGGCTCACCCTCCGGGCGCTGGTGCGCAGCCCCGAGCTGCGGGACCGGACGGTGCACCTCGCCCAGCGTCGGATCTGGCAGGAGCACACCTACACGCATCGGGTCGGCCAGGTCCTTGCCCAGGCGGGCCTCGACTCACCCCTGCGTGCCCCGAGCGTCTCGGCGCTGGTGGCCACCAACCGGCCCGGTCAGCTCGCCCACGTCCTGGCGTCCGTAGCGGGGCAGGTCGGGGTGGACGTCGAGCTGGTGCTCCTCGCGCACGGCTTCGAGCCGGACGTCGCGGACCTCCGCGCCCGGGCGGCCGAGTCGGGGCTCGCAGGGGTGGAGGTCCTCACGGCCCCCACGGCGGTGCCGCTGGGGGAGTGCCTGAACACCCTTGCCCGCGCCGCGGGCGGTGATGTGGTCGCGAAGATGGACGACGACGACCGGTACGGCGCGCACTACCTCGCCGACCAGGTCCACGCCCTCGACTACTCGGGCGGCGACGTCGTGGGCAAGCAGGCGCACTTCATGTACCTGGGGAGCCGCGACGTCACCGTGCTGCGCTCCCCGGAGCGCGAGCACCGCTTCACCGACTTCGTGGCCGGTCCCACCATCGTGGCGCGCCGGGAGCTCGTCCTCGACCATCCCTTCCCGGCGGTCGGGCGCGGTGAGGACACCGGCTTCCTGCGCTCGGTGGTGGCCTCCGGCGCTTCCGTCTACTCGGCGGACAGGTTCAACTTCATCCAGGTCCGCAATGGCGATGGCACCGGCCACCAGCACACGTGGCAGGCGAACGAGCTCGAGATCCTCGCCAATGCGGACGTCAAGTACTACGGCGAGAACCTCTCGCACGTCATGGTCTAG
- a CDS encoding sensor histidine kinase has product MRRTASWGLAPRLLAATVAALLVAAATAWAVTALVGPSVFRDHLAVSGVVDPAAVLHAERAYADAAGLSLALGLMAGVLAAAVVSAFLARRAARSLALATAAARQVAAGDHSARVPAVGMGQEFDDLRLAFNTMAADLGSVESGRRRMLGDLAHEMRTPVATLEAYLEAIADGVQPADAATVAMLRGQVVRLARLAEDVALVTTAEEGRLAMRRAPVGVGAVVDAAHAQAAARFAELGVDLAVRVAPDVRSVVLDADADRLGQVLTNLLDNALRHTPAGGHVTLEARRSGTGVALTVADDGQGVSAEHLPHLFERFYRVDSARDRTRGGSGVGLAIVRAIVEAHGGTVGAASDGSGAGARFTVTLPVVVAPSYLGQEEGNHGARSR; this is encoded by the coding sequence ATGAGGAGGACCGCGTCCTGGGGCCTCGCGCCGCGGCTGCTGGCGGCCACGGTCGCCGCCCTGCTCGTCGCGGCGGCGACGGCGTGGGCCGTCACGGCCCTCGTCGGCCCCTCGGTCTTCCGCGACCACCTGGCGGTCAGCGGCGTCGTCGACCCGGCCGCCGTCCTCCACGCCGAGCGCGCCTACGCCGACGCCGCCGGCCTCTCCCTCGCGCTCGGCCTGATGGCCGGGGTCCTCGCCGCTGCCGTGGTCAGCGCCTTCCTCGCCCGCCGCGCGGCGAGGTCCCTCGCCCTCGCGACGGCGGCCGCGCGCCAGGTCGCGGCCGGCGACCACTCGGCGCGCGTGCCGGCGGTGGGCATGGGCCAGGAGTTCGACGACCTCCGCCTCGCGTTCAACACCATGGCGGCGGACCTCGGCTCGGTGGAGTCCGGTCGCCGCCGCATGCTCGGTGACCTCGCGCACGAGATGCGTACGCCGGTCGCCACCCTCGAGGCCTACCTCGAGGCGATCGCCGACGGCGTCCAGCCCGCGGACGCCGCGACGGTCGCGATGCTGCGGGGTCAGGTGGTCCGGCTGGCCCGCCTCGCCGAGGACGTCGCCCTGGTGACGACCGCGGAGGAGGGGCGCCTGGCCATGCGCCGCGCGCCGGTGGGCGTGGGCGCGGTCGTGGACGCCGCGCACGCGCAGGCCGCGGCCCGGTTCGCTGAGCTCGGCGTCGACCTCGCCGTCCGGGTGGCCCCCGACGTGCGCTCCGTGGTGCTCGACGCCGACGCCGACCGGCTCGGGCAGGTCCTGACCAACCTCCTCGACAACGCCCTGCGGCACACCCCGGCCGGCGGTCACGTCACCCTCGAGGCCCGTCGGAGCGGCACGGGCGTGGCCCTGACCGTCGCCGACGACGGTCAGGGCGTGAGCGCCGAGCACCTCCCGCACCTGTTCGAGCGGTTCTACCGGGTCGACTCGGCGCGTGATCGCACCCGCGGCGGTTCGGGGGTGGGGCTGGCGATCGTCCGGGCGATCGTCGAGGCCCACGGCGGTACGGTCGGGGCCGCGAGCGACGGGTCGGGCGCGGGTGCACGGTTCACCGTCACCCTGCCCGTGGTGGTCGCCCCGTCGTACCTCGGCCAGGAGGAGGGGAACCATGGCGCACGGTCACGGTGA
- a CDS encoding response regulator transcription factor, with the protein MRATDTPQRVLVVDDEDALARLVAGYFERDGFDVAVVGDGASAVEHVRTWQPAVVVLDLGLPGMDGIEVCRAVRAFSDCYIVMLTARAEEVDKLVGLSVGADDYVTKPFSPRELLARVRAMLRRPRATQPESAASVRIGRLRLDVPGREVNVDDAPVELTRTEFDVLAALAARPAMVFSRRRLIEEVWGHGWVGDEHLVDVHIGHLRRKLGDDPAAPVFVRTVRGVGYRMGPGT; encoded by the coding sequence GTGAGAGCCACGGACACCCCGCAGCGCGTCCTCGTCGTCGACGACGAGGACGCGCTCGCCCGCCTCGTCGCCGGGTACTTCGAGCGCGACGGGTTCGACGTCGCCGTCGTCGGGGACGGCGCGAGCGCCGTCGAGCACGTCCGGACCTGGCAGCCGGCGGTCGTCGTCCTCGACCTCGGCCTGCCCGGGATGGACGGGATCGAGGTGTGCCGGGCGGTCCGCGCGTTCTCCGACTGCTACATCGTCATGCTCACCGCGCGGGCGGAGGAGGTCGACAAGCTCGTCGGACTCTCCGTCGGTGCCGACGACTACGTCACCAAGCCGTTCAGCCCCCGTGAGCTCCTCGCGCGGGTGCGGGCCATGCTGCGCCGGCCGCGTGCCACGCAGCCCGAGTCCGCCGCGTCTGTGCGGATCGGACGGCTGAGACTCGACGTCCCCGGCCGCGAGGTCAACGTCGACGACGCACCCGTGGAGCTGACCCGCACCGAGTTCGACGTCCTCGCCGCCCTCGCCGCGCGACCGGCGATGGTCTTCTCACGCCGTCGCCTCATCGAGGAGGTGTGGGGGCACGGCTGGGTGGGCGACGAGCACCTCGTCGACGTCCACATCGGGCACCTGCGCCGCAAGCTCGGCGACGACCCCGCCGCCCCGGTGTTCGTGCGCACCGTCCGCGGGGTGGGCTACCGGATGGGGCCGGGGACATGA
- a CDS encoding glycosyltransferase family 2 protein, with protein MIEASGWTIVADVREWPESVLMGLLEVVRGADDVWLVATIGASPLVQVPVPNATLLSVAESVSFSAALNAAVVVSQSPVVVVLEEPATVSLGDLRDGVRSTVRTESVTLLSYGTEPSGGWGRSLLTPIARDRWTAGTAVIFDRAAFLRIQGFDETARARTRPCIDLAERLRRVGCSVQWREDLSTACVAVDNTVRLGRAEVALIEESVRADPSIVRNLPVWSSSDQNSPLVSVVIATRNRAAFLRDSISSVLAQTFYNFELLVIDDGSDDETPDVVASVAGTDPRVRYIRQEQAGIAGARNRGADESRGFYTAVHDDDDIMLPWRLEKGLGALQEQDRATYGAWVNFDNESAEMITHVTREEFGMPVSLHNGQSPGHATWLIETELLRRFRYDERMTSAVDHNLALRLMRMGVRWRHAGCVMFLRRMHPGQVSVVDRTSQDAGARLSRLMLESGTSVASADKVRSRQSETRWPTIPGRSEPQRHFAAYLPDHLVERRVLLRGGALNKVIAVNKVSDTGVVILERSLDGREIEESAEVDDVTLADLARLRTAGITFEVEARLRPVEGVPFPQDRLRQALMRVAARLVARSLRDGTGSLEALVMAPDRHSTLLSAVAGEYSHSVFRRVHVSASSEDRLDVTLIGFSDRRTALRAFARLRQEPDGSSVALVGTEQLVLDPLLQDLSLLEEKAAVDAI; from the coding sequence ATGATCGAGGCATCCGGGTGGACGATCGTTGCCGATGTACGGGAGTGGCCCGAGAGCGTCTTGATGGGTCTGCTGGAGGTGGTTCGCGGAGCGGACGACGTCTGGCTGGTGGCAACCATCGGTGCCAGTCCGCTGGTACAGGTCCCGGTACCCAACGCGACACTCCTTTCGGTAGCAGAGAGCGTGAGTTTCAGTGCAGCCCTGAACGCCGCTGTCGTCGTCTCGCAATCGCCGGTGGTGGTGGTGCTTGAGGAGCCCGCCACGGTTAGCCTGGGTGACCTACGAGATGGCGTCCGGAGCACTGTCCGGACAGAGAGTGTCACCCTCTTGTCCTACGGGACCGAGCCTAGTGGCGGTTGGGGCCGCTCTTTGCTGACTCCAATTGCGAGGGATCGCTGGACTGCGGGTACGGCCGTCATCTTTGACCGCGCGGCATTCCTCCGGATCCAGGGCTTCGACGAGACGGCCAGGGCACGCACGAGGCCATGTATTGACCTTGCCGAGCGGTTGCGTCGCGTCGGGTGCTCGGTGCAGTGGCGGGAGGATCTGTCAACTGCGTGTGTCGCGGTCGATAACACGGTCCGGTTGGGGCGCGCCGAGGTGGCCCTGATCGAAGAGTCTGTGAGGGCAGATCCCTCCATTGTCCGGAACCTGCCCGTATGGTCGTCGAGCGACCAAAATTCCCCGCTGGTGTCGGTGGTGATCGCCACGAGAAACCGAGCGGCGTTTCTACGGGACAGCATTTCCTCCGTCTTGGCACAGACCTTCTACAACTTTGAGCTGTTAGTCATCGACGATGGGTCGGACGATGAAACTCCGGACGTCGTCGCGTCCGTGGCCGGGACCGACCCCCGCGTTCGGTATATCCGCCAAGAACAGGCGGGTATCGCCGGTGCGCGAAATCGTGGCGCCGACGAGTCCCGCGGGTTCTACACGGCGGTCCACGACGATGACGACATCATGCTTCCCTGGCGACTCGAGAAGGGCCTCGGGGCGCTCCAGGAGCAGGATCGCGCAACGTACGGCGCCTGGGTCAACTTCGACAATGAGTCAGCAGAGATGATCACCCACGTCACGCGCGAGGAGTTCGGGATGCCGGTCTCACTTCACAACGGTCAGAGCCCGGGTCATGCGACATGGCTGATCGAGACAGAGCTGCTCCGGCGGTTTCGCTACGACGAACGGATGACCAGTGCGGTCGATCACAATCTTGCCCTAAGACTAATGCGCATGGGCGTGCGCTGGCGGCATGCAGGATGCGTCATGTTCCTCCGAAGGATGCACCCAGGTCAGGTAAGCGTCGTCGACCGAACGAGTCAGGACGCCGGGGCAAGGCTCAGTCGGCTCATGCTCGAGTCGGGGACCTCGGTGGCTTCTGCGGACAAGGTCCGAAGCCGGCAGTCCGAGACCCGATGGCCGACCATTCCCGGCAGATCGGAACCCCAGCGTCACTTCGCGGCTTACCTCCCCGATCATCTGGTAGAACGGCGCGTTCTCTTGCGTGGTGGGGCGCTCAACAAGGTGATCGCTGTCAATAAGGTGAGCGACACTGGAGTGGTCATCCTCGAGCGGTCACTCGATGGCCGGGAGATCGAGGAATCGGCCGAAGTGGATGACGTGACGCTTGCGGATCTTGCTCGCCTGCGAACTGCTGGAATCACCTTCGAGGTAGAGGCGCGACTGAGGCCAGTCGAAGGCGTGCCGTTTCCGCAAGACCGTTTGAGGCAGGCGCTCATGAGGGTCGCGGCTCGTCTGGTCGCGCGATCTCTCAGGGATGGAACAGGTTCTCTGGAAGCGCTCGTCATGGCGCCGGACAGACACTCGACGCTCCTGAGTGCCGTTGCTGGAGAGTACTCGCACAGCGTTTTCCGGCGAGTCCACGTGAGCGCCAGTTCGGAGGACCGTCTGGACGTCACCCTCATTGGGTTCAGTGATCGCCGGACCGCCCTGCGTGCCTTTGCACGGCTGCGCCAAGAACCCGACGGATCGAGTGTCGCGCTTGTGGGAACGGAGCAGCTGGTGCTCGACCCATTGCTGCAGGATCTCTCGCTGCTGGAGGAGAAGGCGGCCGTTGATGCGATTTGA
- a CDS encoding SHOCT domain-containing protein, giving the protein MMWDGWGMGGSMGWGWLFWLLLVVGIVLLVVLVVRLLGGGVDRGVDRGVDRAAPPLGTTAPSGRPGQPWRPGEPGPSGPSGPGGSRAREILAERYARGEIDTAEYEERLQRLQD; this is encoded by the coding sequence ATGATGTGGGACGGCTGGGGCATGGGCGGCTCGATGGGGTGGGGCTGGCTCTTCTGGCTGCTGCTCGTGGTCGGGATCGTCCTGCTCGTGGTCCTCGTGGTCAGGCTGCTCGGAGGCGGCGTCGACCGTGGCGTCGACCGTGGCGTCGACCGGGCCGCGCCACCGCTGGGCACCACAGCGCCGTCGGGTCGGCCGGGTCAGCCCTGGCGGCCGGGCGAGCCGGGCCCCTCGGGGCCGTCGGGTCCCGGTGGCTCCCGGGCGCGGGAGATCCTCGCCGAGCGCTACGCGCGGGGCGAGATCGACACGGCCGAGTACGAGGAACGGCTCCAGCGGCTGCAGGACTGA
- a CDS encoding YibE/F family protein, with the protein MAHGHGEVRLETGEARRVRTVLAAFVLPLLLATIVGLVVLWPRGETPVGSMQLTVEGVTIETGVVERAATPSGQTVVVELTSGADEGDQVPVQLPPALAAEADVGDRVKVASPGPEGGEYSFWDFDRRSPVLWLALAYLLSVAVVARGRGLAAVVGLVGSLAVTVYFVLPAIMVGQSPFLVALVGSSAMMFLAVYLAHGISIRTTTALLGTFAGLAITIALAAWGTRAAELTGSGDGIPIIQESFPGVRLSDLVLAGIVIAGLGALNDVTITQASAVWELHAADPRASRRRLFGRGMRIGRDHIASTVYTLAFAYVGTALPLLIVASLWDRAPLDTVMSGDIAEEVVRTLVSSIGLVLAIPITTGIAAFLVRRQPRRH; encoded by the coding sequence ATGGCGCACGGTCACGGTGAGGTCCGGCTCGAGACGGGGGAGGCCCGTCGGGTGCGCACGGTGCTGGCCGCGTTCGTGCTCCCGCTGCTTCTCGCCACGATCGTGGGCCTGGTGGTGCTGTGGCCCCGCGGGGAGACCCCGGTCGGGTCGATGCAGCTGACGGTGGAGGGCGTCACGATCGAGACCGGCGTCGTCGAGCGGGCGGCGACGCCGTCGGGGCAGACCGTCGTCGTGGAGCTGACGAGCGGCGCCGACGAGGGTGACCAGGTGCCGGTCCAGCTGCCGCCCGCGCTGGCGGCCGAGGCGGACGTGGGGGACCGGGTCAAGGTGGCCTCGCCCGGTCCCGAGGGCGGGGAGTACTCCTTCTGGGACTTCGACCGCCGTTCGCCGGTGCTCTGGCTGGCCCTGGCCTACCTGCTCTCCGTGGCCGTGGTGGCCCGGGGGCGGGGCCTGGCCGCCGTCGTGGGCCTGGTGGGTTCCCTGGCGGTCACCGTGTACTTCGTGCTGCCCGCGATCATGGTGGGGCAGTCGCCCTTCCTCGTCGCGCTCGTGGGCTCCTCGGCGATGATGTTCCTCGCGGTCTACCTCGCCCACGGCATCTCCATCCGCACGACGACGGCGCTGCTCGGGACCTTCGCCGGTCTCGCCATCACGATCGCGCTGGCCGCCTGGGGCACCCGGGCGGCCGAGCTCACCGGTTCGGGTGACGGGATCCCGATCATCCAGGAGTCCTTCCCCGGCGTGCGGCTGAGCGACCTGGTGCTCGCCGGCATCGTCATCGCCGGTCTGGGCGCGCTCAACGACGTCACCATCACGCAGGCCTCGGCCGTGTGGGAGCTGCACGCCGCCGACCCCCGGGCGTCACGCCGACGGCTCTTCGGGCGCGGAATGCGGATCGGGCGCGACCACATCGCCTCGACGGTCTACACCCTGGCCTTCGCCTACGTCGGCACCGCCCTGCCCCTGCTCATCGTCGCCAGCCTGTGGGACCGGGCGCCGCTCGACACGGTGATGTCGGGGGACATCGCCGAGGAGGTCGTCCGCACGCTCGTGTCCTCGATCGGTCTCGTCCTGGCGATCCCCATCACGACCGGCATCGCCGCCTTTCTCGTCCGCCGCCAGCCGCGGCGCCACTGA
- a CDS encoding LCP family protein, translated as MLPNQPAGHDDAPGPAGGRRRHGRGGHGPTGGRKARAALVVAMGLLLILSAGAFVVVRSAQERIDAGIERFADPFAGLNSRPAVPEDLQGDGDPVNILLLGSDSRSSAGDPSQWENGAGLTDAIMVAQVSGDRQHAYLMSIPRDSWVEVPGHGMRKINAAFGLGGPSLAVATVEQLTGIRLDHVAVADFESFATMTDELGGVDITLPEGMDTLLYEKDEDGQFKEITLPPGEHLLTGEEALAYARQRQGVPGGDLGRVQRQQNWIRAIMQAAYRENLLTDPVGLTRFLETVGRTIAVDEGFSIEEMRGLALSMGDIRPPDVAYLTVPHDGTGVSPDGQSIVVLAEDRLAELSRAFVEDSVDGYLTLYPGSVTVLDEDPA; from the coding sequence GTGTTACCGAACCAGCCCGCCGGGCACGATGACGCGCCCGGGCCGGCGGGTGGTCGCCGGCGGCACGGCCGTGGTGGCCACGGGCCGACCGGGGGACGCAAGGCGCGCGCCGCGCTCGTCGTCGCGATGGGCCTGCTCCTCATCCTCTCGGCCGGCGCGTTCGTCGTCGTGCGGTCGGCGCAGGAACGGATCGACGCCGGGATCGAGCGGTTCGCGGACCCGTTCGCCGGCCTGAACTCGCGGCCCGCCGTGCCCGAGGACCTCCAGGGCGACGGCGACCCGGTGAACATCCTCCTGCTCGGCTCCGACTCAAGGAGCAGCGCCGGCGACCCCTCGCAGTGGGAGAACGGCGCCGGCCTCACCGACGCGATCATGGTCGCCCAGGTCTCCGGTGACCGGCAGCACGCCTACCTCATGTCCATCCCGCGCGACTCCTGGGTGGAGGTGCCCGGGCACGGGATGCGCAAGATCAACGCGGCCTTCGGGCTGGGCGGGCCGTCGCTCGCCGTCGCCACGGTCGAGCAGCTCACCGGGATCCGGCTGGACCACGTCGCCGTCGCCGACTTCGAGTCCTTCGCGACGATGACCGACGAGCTCGGCGGGGTCGACATCACTCTGCCCGAGGGCATGGACACCTTGCTGTACGAGAAGGACGAGGACGGGCAGTTCAAGGAGATCACCCTGCCGCCGGGCGAGCACCTCCTCACCGGCGAGGAGGCCCTGGCCTACGCCCGCCAGCGCCAAGGCGTGCCGGGCGGGGACCTCGGGCGGGTGCAGCGCCAGCAGAACTGGATCCGCGCGATCATGCAGGCCGCATACCGGGAGAACCTCCTCACCGACCCCGTCGGCCTGACGCGGTTCCTCGAGACGGTCGGTCGCACGATCGCCGTCGACGAGGGCTTCTCGATCGAGGAGATGCGCGGGCTCGCGCTGTCGATGGGGGACATCCGCCCGCCGGACGTCGCCTACCTCACCGTCCCGCACGACGGCACCGGGGTCAGCCCCGACGGGCAGTCGATCGTCGTCCTGGCCGAGGACCGGCTGGCGGAGCTGTCGCGCGCGTTCGTCGAGGACTCCGTGGACGGCTACCTCACCCTCTACCCCGGCAGCGTCACCGTGCTCGACGAGGACCCCGCCTGA
- a CDS encoding F510_1955 family glycosylhydrolase — MPDHRTPGRLGRVLVPALATALLASCATGGDPRETSVASVELAVTSDASGAGVEEAPREAGADDAGAAEGRADASAADATAARLLATSTPATAADLGHVHDLALNEADGRVYAGTHDGLFVLLDGAAYAVGEGRQDVMALTAAGTGTFLISGHPGPGEPGNANLGLLASTDGGLGWTELALGGQVDFHSLTAAGEDVYGFDATTGTVLRSDDGGATWSGGAVLGLRDLDADPTAEGRLVATTDDGLIVSDDGGASFGPHDRQPPEPLLLVDHAGSALFGLGLDGTVWSLQGGTWHVAGSPGGAPEAFLALDADTLLAAVDAVVLRSDDSGQTWDVIS; from the coding sequence ATGCCTGACCACCGCACGCCGGGCCGGCTCGGCCGCGTGCTCGTCCCTGCGCTCGCGACCGCCCTGCTCGCGTCCTGTGCGACGGGCGGGGACCCGAGGGAGACGTCCGTCGCGAGCGTCGAGCTGGCGGTGACGTCCGACGCCTCCGGTGCCGGGGTGGAGGAGGCGCCGCGCGAGGCGGGTGCCGACGACGCGGGGGCTGCCGAGGGGCGGGCTGATGCCTCGGCCGCGGACGCCACCGCGGCACGGCTGCTCGCCACCTCGACACCGGCCACCGCGGCGGACCTCGGCCACGTGCACGACCTCGCCCTCAACGAGGCGGACGGCCGGGTCTACGCCGGGACCCACGACGGGCTGTTCGTGCTCCTCGACGGCGCCGCGTACGCCGTCGGCGAGGGACGCCAGGACGTCATGGCGCTCACGGCGGCCGGCACCGGCACGTTCCTCATCAGCGGCCACCCGGGTCCCGGCGAACCCGGCAACGCGAACCTCGGCCTGCTCGCCAGCACCGACGGCGGGCTCGGCTGGACCGAGCTCGCCCTCGGCGGGCAGGTGGACTTCCACTCGCTCACCGCCGCCGGCGAGGACGTCTACGGCTTCGACGCCACCACCGGCACGGTCCTGCGCAGCGACGACGGCGGCGCCACCTGGAGCGGCGGGGCCGTCCTGGGGCTGCGTGACCTCGACGCCGACCCCACCGCCGAGGGCCGGCTCGTGGCGACCACCGACGACGGCCTCATCGTCTCGGACGACGGCGGCGCCAGCTTCGGGCCGCACGACCGCCAGCCGCCCGAGCCGCTGCTGCTCGTCGACCACGCGGGGTCGGCCCTGTTCGGCCTGGGTCTTGACGGGACGGTCTGGTCACTCCAGGGCGGCACGTGGCACGTCGCGGGCAGTCCCGGCGGCGCGCCCGAGGCGTTCCTGGCCCTCGACGCGGACACCCTCCTCGCTGCCGTCGACGCGGTGGTGCTCCGCAGCGACGACAGCGGGCAGACCTGGGACGTCATCTCCTGA